In Octopus bimaculoides isolate UCB-OBI-ISO-001 chromosome 21, ASM119413v2, whole genome shotgun sequence, a single window of DNA contains:
- the LOC106882587 gene encoding chymotrypsin-1 translates to MLFILCLVALAYGMPLEEPIEYGIDEDLFINSSYIVAGQKANSCEFPSIVSLQIQKNGKTFLCGGSIMDATHVITAAHCVFSGVTRIVVFYGATSTAQAKYTYATRIKAHSGFYTTSRALHNDVAILTLGKAIQMSSCVKAIPLASKHTVFDGKTCITAGWGKLSCKTGNVLKRLSTLFHDEKATHNYILYLQGDSGGPLYCQSNGRQVLAGLVSFGLKCEYGPAMYTSVSYFRSWIDANKVNF, encoded by the exons ATGCTGTTTATACTCTGTCTAGTGGCATTGGCCTATGGTATGCCTCTCGAAGAACCA atcgAGTAtggtatag ATGAAGACCTCTTCATCAATAGTTCATACATTGTTGCTGGACAAAAAGCCAATAGCTGCGAATTCCCATCAATCGTTTCATTACAAATTCAGAAAAATGGGAAAACTTTCTTATGTGGCGGTAGTATCATGGACGCAACCCACGTGATCACGGCTGCCCATTGTGT GTTTTCAGGTGTGACGAGAATTGTCGTATTCTACGGAGCTACATCAACTGCACAGGCCAAATACACATATGCCACCAGAATCAAAGCCCACTCAGGGTTTTACACGACCAGCCGTGCTCTGC ACAATGATGTGGCAATATTGACTCTTGGCAAAGCCATACAGATGTCTTCATGCGTAAAAGCAATACCATTGGCAAGTAAACACACTGTATTTGATGGAAAAACATGTATCACAGCTGGCTGGGGAAAATTATCATGTAAGac AGGTAACGTCTTAAAAAGGCTTTCTACTCTATTCCATGATGAGAAAGCTACTcataattatattctttatttgcagGGAGATTCAGGTGGTCCTCTCTACTGTCAGTCAAACGGTCGCCAAGTACTAGCAGGATTGGTTTCATTTGGACTTAAATGTGAGTACGGCCCAGCAATGTACACAAGCGTGTCATATTTCAGAAGCTGGATTGATGCGAACAAAGTAAACTTctaa